From one Bradyrhizobium sp. Ash2021 genomic stretch:
- a CDS encoding cytochrome P450, with amino-acid sequence MSAANIPASHGGAGPAVNGSPGISGLDVDPFAIEFFEDPFPTHEALREAGPVVHLDKWNVYAVARYAEVCAVLNDPLTFCSSRGVGLSDFAKETPWRPQSIILEADPPAHTRTRAVLSKVLSPAVMKQLREGFAAAAEAKVDELLARGSFDAVADLAEAYPMSVFPDAMGLKQEGRENLLPYAGLVFNAFGPPNKLRQDAIERSAPHQAYVAEQCQRENLAPGGFGACIHDRADAGDITAAEAPLLVRSLLSAGIDTTVNGIGAAIYCLARFPEEFARLRRDPSLARNAFEEAVRFESPVQTFFRTTTKEVEIGGCRIGEGEKVLMFLGAANRDPRRWSDPNRYDITRKTSGHVGFGGGVHMCVGQLVARLEGEVMLAALARKVAAIEISGPVKRRYNNTLRGLESLPVTFTPA; translated from the coding sequence ATGAGTGCAGCGAACATACCTGCGTCGCACGGCGGCGCCGGTCCGGCGGTCAACGGTTCACCCGGCATTTCCGGCCTCGATGTCGATCCGTTTGCGATCGAATTCTTTGAGGATCCGTTTCCGACGCACGAGGCGCTGCGGGAGGCCGGACCCGTCGTGCATCTCGACAAGTGGAACGTGTACGCGGTGGCGCGCTATGCCGAAGTTTGCGCCGTGCTCAACGATCCCCTGACCTTCTGTTCCAGCCGCGGCGTGGGTTTAAGCGATTTTGCCAAGGAGACGCCGTGGCGGCCGCAGAGCATCATTCTCGAGGCTGACCCGCCGGCGCATACGCGGACCCGCGCGGTGCTCAGCAAGGTATTGTCGCCCGCGGTGATGAAACAGCTCCGCGAAGGTTTTGCCGCGGCCGCCGAGGCCAAGGTCGACGAGTTGCTGGCGCGGGGCAGTTTTGACGCCGTCGCCGATCTCGCCGAGGCTTATCCGATGTCGGTATTTCCCGACGCGATGGGCCTGAAGCAGGAGGGCCGCGAGAACTTGCTGCCCTATGCGGGGCTGGTGTTCAACGCGTTTGGCCCGCCGAACAAGCTGCGCCAGGACGCCATCGAACGCTCGGCGCCGCATCAGGCTTATGTCGCCGAACAATGCCAGCGCGAAAATCTCGCGCCTGGCGGGTTCGGCGCCTGCATCCATGACCGCGCCGACGCCGGCGATATCACCGCGGCCGAAGCGCCGTTGCTGGTGCGCTCGCTGCTCTCGGCCGGGATCGACACCACGGTCAACGGCATCGGTGCTGCAATCTATTGTCTGGCGCGTTTCCCGGAAGAATTTGCGCGGCTGCGCCGCGATCCATCGCTGGCGCGCAATGCGTTCGAGGAGGCGGTGCGCTTCGAAAGCCCGGTGCAGACCTTCTTCCGCACCACGACCAAAGAGGTCGAGATCGGCGGCTGCCGGATCGGCGAGGGCGAGAAGGTGCTGATGTTCCTCGGCGCCGCCAACCGCGATCCCAGGCGCTGGAGCGACCCCAATCGCTACGACATCACCCGCAAGACCTCGGGCCATGTCGGCTTCGGCGGCGGTGTCCACATGTGCGTCGGCCAATTGGTGGCGCGGCTGGAAGGCGAGGTGATGCTGGCGGCGCTGGCGCGCAAGGTCGCGGCCATCGAGATATCAGGGCCGGTGAAGCGCCGCTACAACAACACGCTGCGCGGGCTGGAAAGCCTGCCGGTCACTTTCACCCCCGCCTGA
- a CDS encoding ABC transporter substrate-binding protein yields the protein MKGLNWVVALAATCVIGGAAQAEISGNVVRIGVLNDISGIFQDTNGMGSVEAARMAAEDFAGGAKNIKVEIVYADHQNKADVGSAIARKWLDVDDVDAIVDVPNSAVGLTINSLLRDTRMTFLASSTASSDLTGKACSPNTIQWVNDAWATGNTTAAAMMARGGKDWYFVTVNYALGQGIEAEATNYIEKHGGKVLGSARHPLGTSDFASFLLQAQTSRAKVIGLANAGGDTINAVKQAAEFGIQQGGQTMVAFLLFVNDVHGMGLKVAQGLQLLEAFYWDMDDDTRAFAKRFAARPGMNGKMPSGNQAGVYASTLAYLNAVAATGSDDAKDAVPQMKKFKGKDKLFGDVTIRQDGRVIHPMYLFEVKKPEESKYPYDYYKLVSTIPAEQAFRPIGDGGCSLVK from the coding sequence ATGAAAGGCTTGAATTGGGTTGTGGCGCTTGCCGCGACATGCGTGATAGGGGGCGCGGCGCAGGCCGAAATTTCCGGTAACGTCGTCCGCATCGGCGTGCTCAACGACATCTCCGGCATCTTTCAGGACACCAACGGCATGGGCTCGGTGGAAGCCGCGCGCATGGCCGCGGAGGATTTTGCCGGCGGGGCCAAGAACATCAAGGTCGAGATCGTCTATGCCGATCATCAGAACAAGGCCGATGTCGGCTCGGCGATCGCGCGCAAATGGCTCGACGTCGACGACGTCGATGCCATCGTCGACGTGCCGAATTCGGCGGTGGGCCTCACCATCAATTCGCTGCTGCGCGACACCCGCATGACGTTCCTGGCCTCATCGACCGCAAGCTCCGACCTGACCGGAAAAGCCTGCTCGCCGAACACCATTCAATGGGTCAACGACGCCTGGGCGACCGGCAACACCACCGCGGCGGCGATGATGGCGCGCGGCGGCAAGGATTGGTATTTCGTCACGGTGAATTACGCGCTCGGCCAGGGTATCGAGGCCGAGGCCACCAATTACATCGAGAAACACGGCGGCAAGGTGCTGGGCTCAGCCCGGCATCCGCTCGGCACCTCGGATTTCGCATCCTTCCTGCTGCAGGCGCAGACTTCCAGGGCCAAGGTGATTGGGCTTGCCAATGCCGGCGGCGACACCATCAACGCGGTCAAGCAGGCGGCCGAATTCGGCATCCAGCAGGGCGGCCAGACCATGGTGGCGTTCCTGCTGTTCGTCAACGACGTCCACGGCATGGGGCTGAAGGTGGCCCAGGGCCTGCAACTGCTGGAAGCCTTCTACTGGGACATGGACGACGACACCCGCGCCTTCGCAAAACGCTTCGCGGCGCGGCCGGGCATGAACGGCAAGATGCCGAGCGGCAATCAGGCCGGCGTCTATGCCTCCACGCTCGCCTATCTCAATGCGGTGGCGGCGACCGGCAGCGATGACGCCAAGGACGCCGTGCCGCAGATGAAGAAATTCAAGGGCAAGGACAAATTGTTCGGCGACGTCACCATCCGCCAGGACGGCCGCGTGATTCACCCGATGTATCTGTTCGAGGTCAAGAAGCCGGAGGAATCGAAATATCCGTATGATTATTACAAACTGGTGTCGACGATTCCGGCGGAGCAGGCGTTCCGGCCGATCGGGGATGGCGGGTGTTCACTGGTGAAGTGA
- a CDS encoding 2Fe-2S iron-sulfur cluster-binding protein: MPIITFIRPDSRTERIEAEPGESAMLAATRHGIDGIVAECGGNAMCATCHVYVDDRWIGRLAAMGDEEDALLDGTASARQPGSRLSCQIKITPELDGLVLRLPERQI, from the coding sequence ATGCCGATCATTACCTTCATTCGTCCCGACAGCCGAACCGAACGCATCGAAGCCGAACCCGGCGAGAGCGCCATGCTGGCGGCGACCCGGCATGGCATCGACGGGATCGTGGCCGAGTGCGGCGGCAACGCCATGTGCGCGACCTGCCACGTCTATGTCGATGACCGGTGGATTGGCCGGCTGGCCGCGATGGGTGACGAGGAGGATGCGCTGCTCGACGGCACCGCCTCGGCGCGTCAGCCGGGCAGCCGGCTGTCTTGCCAGATCAAGATCACGCCGGAGCTCGACGGCCTGGTGCTGCGGCTGCCGGAACGGCAGATCTGA
- a CDS encoding MarR family transcriptional regulator: MSSSPSPRKPRRTKPAETADADHGPTLDLDRYVPAFVTFIANKLSNSATTLYQRKFGVNVTEWRIMSLLAIEAGIPASRICHVIGFDKGPVSRTLALLQKRGLVAIRTDPDDGRSHSISLTAKGRATHDRVIIAALDRERRLLSCLNKDEQEVLIDLLRRIHENLGAVTG, from the coding sequence ATGAGCAGCAGTCCGTCCCCCAGGAAGCCACGCCGGACGAAGCCGGCGGAAACCGCAGACGCCGATCATGGGCCCACGCTCGATCTCGATCGCTACGTTCCGGCCTTCGTCACCTTCATCGCCAACAAGCTCTCGAACAGCGCCACGACACTTTACCAGCGAAAATTCGGCGTCAATGTCACGGAGTGGCGGATCATGTCGCTGCTGGCGATCGAAGCGGGCATTCCCGCATCGCGTATCTGCCACGTGATTGGCTTCGACAAGGGTCCGGTGAGCCGTACGCTCGCGCTGCTGCAGAAACGCGGCCTCGTCGCGATCCGGACCGACCCGGACGATGGCCGCAGCCACTCGATCTCGCTGACGGCAAAAGGCCGCGCGACGCATGATAGAGTCATCATCGCGGCGCTCGATCGCGAACGCCGGTTGCTGTCCTGCCTGAACAAGGACGAACAGGAAGTCTTGATCGACCTGCTGCGACGCATCCACGAAAACCTCGGCGCCGTCACCGGTTAG
- a CDS encoding feruloyl-CoA synthase has translation MTSLAARRDDPEALFATPAIVADRRADGSIVLKSTMPLRECARCVGDWLEHWAAQTPDRIFLGERASVGAPWTTVTYRQAVGQVRAAAAWILAQGLSAERPLVILADNGIDHALFALAAQHVGVPSAAISPAYSLMSKDFDKLKSMITLLQPGAIYVSGTKPFAAALSAIQPLHSARIISGNAADADAILFRTIAATPETPAVEQAFAAVTPDTIAKFLFTSGSTGTPKAVINTQRMLTSSQQAKAQTWAFLEAARDLVILDWLPWSHTFGANHNFNLVLRNGGTLYVDGGKPAPGLFATSLANLRSVMPTVYFNVPRGFDMLIAALRGDDELRRRFFGEVKFAFYAGAALPQNLWDALEELSVKTSGRALPMVSAWGSTETSPLATDCHFQAKRSGNIGVPIPGTELKLVPSGDKLEVRVRGPNVTPGYWKAPELTAQAFDSDGFYLIGDAVTFADPARPELGLFFDGRVAEDFKLNSGTWVSVGTLRVAGISALAPLAQDIVVTGHGGDEVRFMVFPNIAACRAHAGLSDSADVKDVIGHERVRAAFAQGLAKLKTQSGNSSGHATRALLLAEPASVDGGEITDKGYINQRAVLTRRAGAVATLDDDASAEWIGCAG, from the coding sequence ATGACGTCTTTAGCTGCCCGTCGCGATGATCCCGAAGCCCTGTTTGCAACACCCGCGATCGTCGCGGACCGCCGCGCCGACGGCAGCATCGTGCTGAAATCGACCATGCCGCTCCGTGAATGCGCGCGCTGCGTCGGCGACTGGCTGGAGCATTGGGCCGCGCAAACGCCGGACCGGATATTTCTCGGCGAGCGCGCAAGCGTCGGTGCGCCATGGACCACCGTCACCTACAGGCAAGCCGTCGGCCAGGTGCGCGCGGCCGCCGCCTGGATCCTGGCGCAGGGGTTGAGCGCCGAACGGCCGCTGGTGATCCTGGCGGACAACGGCATTGATCACGCGCTGTTCGCGCTGGCCGCCCAGCATGTCGGCGTGCCCTCGGCGGCGATCTCACCGGCCTATTCGCTGATGTCGAAAGATTTCGACAAGCTCAAAAGCATGATCACGCTGCTGCAGCCGGGCGCGATCTATGTGTCCGGCACAAAGCCGTTTGCGGCGGCGCTTTCGGCGATCCAGCCGCTGCATTCGGCCAGGATCATCAGCGGCAACGCTGCGGACGCCGACGCGATCCTGTTTCGTACGATCGCGGCGACACCGGAAACGCCCGCCGTCGAACAGGCTTTTGCGGCGGTGACGCCGGATACGATTGCCAAATTCCTGTTCACCTCGGGCTCGACCGGCACGCCAAAAGCCGTGATCAACACCCAGCGCATGCTGACCTCGAGCCAGCAGGCCAAGGCGCAGACCTGGGCGTTCCTTGAGGCGGCGCGCGACCTCGTGATTCTCGACTGGCTGCCGTGGAGCCATACGTTCGGCGCCAACCACAATTTCAACCTGGTGCTGCGCAATGGCGGCACGCTCTATGTCGACGGCGGCAAGCCCGCGCCGGGGCTGTTTGCAACCTCGCTGGCGAACCTGCGCAGCGTGATGCCGACGGTCTATTTCAACGTGCCGCGCGGCTTCGATATGCTGATCGCGGCGCTGCGCGGCGACGACGAACTGCGCCGCCGTTTTTTCGGCGAAGTGAAATTCGCGTTCTATGCGGGTGCGGCGTTGCCGCAGAATCTCTGGGACGCGCTGGAAGAGCTTTCGGTCAAAACCAGCGGCCGCGCGCTGCCGATGGTGTCGGCCTGGGGCTCGACCGAAACCTCGCCGCTCGCGACCGACTGCCACTTCCAGGCCAAGCGATCCGGCAATATCGGGGTACCGATCCCCGGCACCGAACTAAAACTGGTGCCTTCCGGCGACAAGCTCGAGGTGCGCGTGCGCGGTCCCAACGTCACGCCGGGCTACTGGAAGGCGCCGGAACTAACTGCGCAGGCGTTCGATAGTGACGGCTTCTATCTGATCGGCGATGCCGTCACCTTTGCCGATCCGGCGCGCCCGGAACTCGGATTGTTCTTCGACGGCCGCGTCGCCGAGGATTTCAAGCTGAATTCCGGCACCTGGGTCAGCGTCGGCACCCTGCGCGTCGCGGGCATATCGGCGCTGGCGCCGCTGGCGCAGGATATCGTCGTGACCGGCCATGGCGGCGACGAGGTGCGCTTCATGGTGTTTCCGAATATTGCCGCCTGCCGCGCTCATGCTGGCTTGTCCGATAGCGCCGACGTGAAGGATGTGATCGGCCACGAAAGAGTTCGTGCCGCCTTCGCACAAGGCCTCGCAAAGCTAAAAACGCAAAGCGGAAACTCCTCCGGTCACGCGACGCGGGCGCTGCTGCTGGCCGAACCGGCGTCGGTCGATGGCGGCGAGATCACCGACAAGGGCTACATCAACCAGCGCGCGGTGCTGACCCGGCGCGCCGGTGCGGTGGCGACGCTGGACGATGATGCGTCGGCCGAATGGATCGGCTGCGCGGGGTGA
- a CDS encoding NAD(P)/FAD-dependent oxidoreductase, which translates to MTSPPAEPHHVVIVGAGFGGLEAAFGLAGAPVRITLIDRRNHHLFQPLLYQVATASLATSEIAWPIRYLLRDRSDVTTLFANVNGVDAAAKRVLLDDGDAVPYDTLILATGARHAYFGHDEWEPFAPGLKTLEDATTLRRRILVAFERAERETDPERRAALLTFVIIGAGPTGVEMAGTIADLAKDTLPPDFRNIDTKKARVVLIEAGPRVLAGFPDDLSAYAQASLESIGVEVVLDKPVTECTADGVVFGGNRLEAKTIVWAAGVRASRAAEWLGAPADRAHRVQVLPDMTIPGHPDIFAVGDTTTIADADGKPVPGIAPAAKQEGRYVAALIKARLSGGTLPPFRYKHAGSLAQIGKRKAVIDFGWLKLRGNLAWWIWGIAHIYFLIGLRHRLSVALSWLWIHARDQRAARLITQGSSKITQ; encoded by the coding sequence ATGACGAGCCCGCCGGCAGAACCCCATCACGTGGTGATCGTCGGCGCCGGTTTCGGCGGCCTAGAAGCCGCCTTCGGCCTGGCCGGCGCGCCGGTCAGGATCACGCTGATCGACCGCCGCAACCATCATTTGTTCCAGCCGCTGCTCTATCAGGTCGCGACCGCATCATTGGCGACCTCCGAGATCGCCTGGCCGATCCGCTATCTCTTGCGCGATCGGTCCGATGTCACGACCCTGTTCGCCAACGTCAATGGCGTCGACGCCGCGGCCAAGCGCGTACTGCTCGATGACGGCGACGCAGTGCCCTACGACACGCTGATTCTGGCGACCGGCGCGCGCCATGCCTATTTCGGCCACGACGAATGGGAGCCGTTCGCGCCCGGCCTGAAAACGCTGGAAGACGCCACCACGCTGCGGCGGCGCATCCTGGTCGCGTTCGAGCGCGCCGAACGCGAGACCGATCCGGAGCGGCGGGCGGCGCTGCTCACCTTTGTCATTATTGGGGCAGGCCCTACCGGCGTCGAAATGGCCGGCACCATCGCCGACCTGGCGAAAGACACGCTGCCGCCTGACTTCCGCAACATCGACACCAAGAAGGCGCGCGTGGTGCTGATCGAGGCAGGTCCCCGCGTGCTCGCAGGTTTTCCGGACGATCTGTCGGCCTATGCGCAAGCCTCGCTCGAAAGCATCGGCGTCGAGGTGGTGCTGGATAAGCCCGTCACCGAATGTACCGCCGATGGTGTGGTCTTTGGCGGCAACCGGCTGGAGGCCAAAACCATCGTCTGGGCCGCCGGCGTCCGTGCCTCGCGGGCCGCGGAGTGGCTGGGCGCACCGGCCGATCGCGCCCACCGCGTACAAGTGCTGCCGGATATGACGATACCCGGCCATCCCGATATCTTTGCCGTCGGCGACACCACGACGATTGCAGATGCTGACGGCAAGCCTGTGCCGGGCATCGCGCCGGCCGCCAAGCAGGAGGGCCGCTATGTCGCGGCCCTCATCAAGGCGCGGCTGAGCGGCGGCACGCTGCCGCCATTCCGCTACAAGCACGCCGGCAGCCTGGCGCAGATCGGCAAGCGCAAGGCCGTGATCGATTTCGGCTGGCTCAAATTGCGCGGCAATCTCGCCTGGTGGATCTGGGGCATCGCCCACATCTATTTCCTGATCGGGCTGCGCCACCGCCTCAGCGTCGCACTGAGCTGGCTCTGGATCCACGCCAGGGATCAACGCGCCGCGCGACTGATCACACAGGGCAGCAGCAAGATCACGCAGTGA